From one Paramormyrops kingsleyae isolate MSU_618 chromosome 1, PKINGS_0.4, whole genome shotgun sequence genomic stretch:
- the LOC111853375 gene encoding uncharacterized protein isoform X7 has translation MNWVGGSRDRCLVKSDVRKQREFFQRRKMERRTKHAGQPAAPQGAGSLDLVTMLVVNQIATKKENHCEPKITYFKNVKAPKNPIELPMSPCSPSALCLEENSPQQRAQCLGLRRRTRHTSQSQNHGRLSPVWESGFSDSSVPDYQHGVTDTLSLFSACKPESLSEKFGIQPGPEFVPFSQPRIAEEQSPWIKSSSWSQQMLSSPECRVQFGNVEPCSHSCSEESRSVRQKVSGHFGFTLDKEEDHKQLSDLEFHQSRPSCYAAESEEEETQLNSAEIQSFNKPTSRCFDYSFWSQCLVIIKASLHNDRKPAQQLRNSKLFIQRRFPQHRH, from the exons ATGAACTGGGTGGGCGGCTCACG GGATCGATGCCTGGTGAAAAGTGACGTGAGGAAGCAGAGG GAGTTCTTCCAAAGGAGGAAGATGGAGCGGAGGACCAAGCATGCGGGGCAGCCCGCAGCTCCGCAGGGCGCAGGGAGTTTGGATCTTGTCACCATGTTGGTAGTGAATCAGATCGCGACCAAGAAGGAAAATCACT GTGAGCCTAAAATAACCTACTTCAAGAACGTAAAGGCACCTAAAAACCCCATAGAATTGCCCATGAGCCCCTGCTCCCCATCGGCGTTGTGCCTTGAAGAAAACTCCCCTCAGCAGAG GGCCCAGTGCTTAGGTTTGAGAAGGAGAACACGTCACACATCGCAGTCACAGAATCACGGACGT CTGTCACCTGTGTGGGAATCCGGCTTTTCCGATAGCAGCGTTCCCGATTACCAGCATGGCGTCACGGACACGTTGAGCCTGTTCTCAGCATGTAAACCTGAGTCCTTGTCCGAAAAGTTTGGCATTCAGCCTGGGCCAGAG TTTGTACCTTTCTCCCAGCCAAGAATCGCTGAAGAGCAGAGTCCCTGGATCAAATCATCAAGTTGGTCACAACAGATGCTGAGCAGCCCGGAGTGCAGAGTACAGTTTGGAAACGTGGAGCCATG TTCACACAGCTGTTCAGAAGAAAGCAGGTCAGTGAGGCAGAAGGTCAGTGGCCATTTTGGCTTCACCCTGGATAAAGAGGAGGACCACAAACAGTTGTCTGACCTGGAGTTTCACCAGAGTAGGCCAAGCTGCTATG CTGCTGAATCTGAAGAGGAGGAAACACAGCTTAATTCTGCAGAGATTCA GAGTTTCAACAAACCAACAAGCAGATGCTTTGATTATAGTTTTTGGTCTCAG TGCTTGGTTATTATAAAAGCCTCACTACATAATGACAGGAAACCAGCTCAACAGCTGCGGAACTCCAAGCTGTTCATCCAGAGACGGTTTCCTCAGCACAGACACTGA